The sequence CCCGTAGAGTCCAATGCGTTTGGGCCGGTGTGAACGCGCAAATTAAGTCTAAAGCGGACCAGGCAAGCATATTCCAGAGCATTAATTTTGTCTGTACTCGGAGCATTTCAAATAGAAAGCTAGAGTATTACAGTGGCGCCATGAACACTAACCCTCTCAGCTCAGACCAAACAAGTATCGAACTTGACGAGAAGAAAACTACTTATTGAGAGTAGGAAAGGTGAGAAAATGATTGACTGTTCGCCATTTGGCTGAAGTCTGGGAATATAATGGTGTGAAAGCAGccttagtttaaaaaaaaatctattaagatgattatttgattatttgCTGATGTATTTGAAGCTTGGTGGGCTGGTTTGGTCTTGGCTATAAACTATTTGGCATGTTTGAAGTGCATGTGAAGCACCTTAAAAAAGCACGTGTATCATTCTCTTAATAAGTCCTATATTTATGATAAACTGAAACCCAAATAAACAGTCCTAAAAGCACCAAAATAAAGGCATTAAAATACTAACATAACCATCTAGAAAGTACAACTTTAAATGGACAAGACTAGGAACCATTACTAATAACCAGACTGACCGAGAGAGAGCAGCATTAATCAGACAAGAAGTTAATGAAGCAGCAATCCCATAGTGTTCAGACACGCCTTAGGTTATGGGGAAGGTAATTAGATGAtccaaaatgagtgaaaaaacaAGGGATTACTGAGTCTCTCACACAAACAAGAGTGAAAATAACCTAATGATCAACAGAACAAACTGAACAGCTCTTTAAAAAGTTAACTCAAAACTAACCCTGACTaaacatgaacaaaacacaaaacccaTACACCAACATAATTAAATCAGATATATCTTTCCTTAAGTAGGCTTCACTCAACCAAACATTTACAGAGCAGATTTACTATGAAGCTGGTTATCAACATGTTAACTTAAGACAGGTGATTTCAACTTGAATGCATGCACACGCACATAAAACAGGTGGACactgcagcgtcagaccaatcacaaacacggagAAACCGTGCAGAGCAACTTATGGTACCATGAGGAATAGAGCTTAATAATATGAagattaaaatccataattcagaccaaaaacaacactgttttgTCAACAAAAGCAGGAAAGAAGGAACACTGCAAGTTAATCAATGTTTCATAAGTACCTTTGTgagataataatattaataataataaatgagcgGACACGgatcagtttcattttattacgtgtttctattcatatCCGCCTCAGTcggtggctctgatgctgcattcATGCAACTCAGCTTACATCATtaggtggacaatatttgtattgcctgtattatcttacaggacctGAGGCTGTTAGCATCACCAACAGGTTATATGAGTAAATGAATGATGTCATCGGGTCAAGTAAAAGATTGCAATTATCCATTCTTTCTCCCCGGTCAGCTGTCAAGATTGTGTACAGAGAATGACCTGCCTATTCTTGTGCAGGTTATTTTCCAAGAGAACAGATTGGTCAGGAGACGgggcttttatactcgctcaaaTCTTATCCGAAAAGAAAACCTACTCCCAACCAGGTTGGCCcaggttaccatggtgatttactcTGGTAAGAAATTAACCAATGTAATAGTAGAGAACATGCAGAATAAATCCCAAAAGTTagtttcatagtacaggcccattAAGATGACCAAACCTTGGTGATAAATACAGACTTTAACTTCATGTCCGTTTTATCCTGCGTCAACTGGTGCCTATCATAACAACATGGCGCCAATCTGTCCTAGGGTGAGCCCAAAGCAACagattttaatgatttaataaatatttattatcttCAAGGGGCAGCCAGCTGTATTTAGgctacagttaaaaaaaaaagagcatatATACACAATGCACATGTCATATAATGAAAATCCTGTTGCAACAGTTCAAACACCAAGAAATAAAAAGCCCAAATGTCTTCACCTTATTGTGCCTTTCAATTTTATTCTTAGGATTTAAGAGTTCACATGTGAGCTTTGAGCAATTGTGGATAAATATCTTTTGAAATATAAACTTAAATGATCACTCTCTGCTCATCATTTCAAACCAGTCagaaaaactataataaaacaGTTCAGTGTGGATACACAGCCTGACTCAAGCCTCTCAGTGGTGAAGATCCACTAACAAATGAATGGAAGGTGGAACTTATATTGCATTAAGTATGACACCAACACACTGACCCCCATCCTCACCAAAAAAACTTGCTGAGTATTAAGGCTGCGCAATTTTAGCTCAAAACGAAgtctcgatttttttttttttttttacttttgaaaacTCGATTTTCAATTctgatttggattttttttttcttccaattttcttttaattaaaaaaatgaaaaccataCTCGTGTATTGGGAATGAAGTGCAACTGCAAAGCTTTAACTAAGAATTTTGGGTTTGATAAAGAGAACCTTTTTTTGTGTGAGGAAAAAACCTGACACATAATTAgcatttaaaaaaggaagaggTAGTCGTGGGGGGGCCtatcacattaaacatgtaggaaacttgtttttcaacagtttgtaaAAGGAGAGAGATTCTTGCCGTGATTACACATGATTAAACGGGAAAatcaatttttcaattttgactttttaaaaatccccCTCAATGATCCAATTTCGATTTTATATCGAATAATCCTGCAGCCTTACTGAGTATTCTCAGTTTTCATTGAAAATGAATAAGGAACATGACTGTTGGActgttaacattaaaaaaacattatgagTATTCTGAAATAACATAACCAGGGTCGTCACACACTTTTAGTTTACGATACAACGGTAAATTTGTCAAGCCAAAATTTCCAAACTCAGTTTCCCAATACGTGTCAGTAAATCTGAAACATATGGAATGACATTATACATGGCAGGTTTCATTGTAAGGGAATAAACAAGAAAGATGAGACGGCATTTTTTGAGCGATATCAGTATTTATACTGACTGAAATCAGAGACTTGGTGCtcaaagaacaacataaaaaggAGGTTTAGACTTTCAGTATTGATAGAGAAAGCCATGGATACGATGAgagaatatgtaaaaaaaaaaaaagatttagtcGCAAATTAAAGAAAGGCTCGACTATGTGACAATCCACAGAGAACAAACAAGATAGAATAGGACAAGCTATTCtcaatttaacttttattcaaacattaataacagtaatacaAATAAGCATTTATACCGAGCTTAACAATAGAAATCTAACAATATCAGTCTTGAAATAGCTCCTATTTCATCATAAATAACACATTGTGATTAGGAGAAATATCACACTTACGTATCTTGGATTGGACATGACTGTAGCTTATATATAATTAATGCATGTGACAGAGCACTAAAGATGAGTTCTCAGTGCAAAAGTTTCACACGTTAGATAAGGCAAAAGacttttaataaaagtttaaaaactatacaaacacagCTGAAAGGTAAAGTTTGAACAGTTAACGCTGACATAATCTATATATAGGAAGGTCAGCAAGAGTATACAAAACACATTGGTCCCAGAATATAGGTTATTAATAACTTTCATCTGAACTATCTTTGATTTGTACCTCTGATGGCCTAAAGATGAGGTTTAAAGGTCAAAGAACATTCCACACTAATCAAAGAGTTCCCTAAACCCTTTGACTATACCCTTTCATGTCAATGGTTAAATGGCTACAGATATAGAGATACAGGCAGCACAGGCTAATGGTCAGGGGTCCCAAACTGCTGGTCCACGGGCCACTTCCATTCAGTCTTCCCTCCTTTTCCAGACTTGCAAGAGTATACAAAACTCATTTTTAACTGAgtttttatttaaccagatTAAAGCAGAAGCATCTACaaacaacattttgtttaaaacGTGTTAAGATAAAAGATTTAGCAAGAAAAAGTAAATGGTCATTTTTTCCAGTTTATTagctaaaattattttattaaatactatttttttatgtttaaaaaagtgAAGACAttgttgaataaattaaaaaataaataattattgtcATTTGCTATTTAAATTGCCTTTATTGTACTGGGAAATAATAACATATGTTGGGAATTGGGGTTTTATTTGCTCGTGTGACACTTTGAAATGACATCTTTTGTTTCCACCAGGTAGGACTCAAGACTGTAGATTTGGCTtcattatattgttttttattataccCAGCAACAGTATCTAATTCTTTACTTCCTTGTAGGCTCTACTTTTTACATTTATGCACACACGTAAaagttttatgtatttcatgTCTAACAGTTACACTTTTATgcgtctaaagcaggggtgtcaaacacatttttgtacaGGGGCCAACAACGGAGCAGTTCTTAAGTTAACcgcagtaatttcaacattactgtgcactagtttgcactttcatgtatcactgatatatacagtatttaaggCACTGAAAATAtgtctaagcaataagtgacagatggCAGTGCcggcaggatcttcacttcacaattccttgattttgtgactcaATTTGACTGCAGAAATGAATACAGTCTCTTGATATATAGGCACAGGAACATGGCAAGCCCCTGTAAATATAGTGGAGTTTCATTCAATTTGTGAGTTTAAGGGGACTGAGATATATACAACagagttattttgtaaatttacacaatgataaacGTTTTCCCAGTCATTTCTACTATCTCTTGCCGGCCAAAAGACACTTTgaatggccggatttggcccctgggccttgagtttgacacatgtggcttAAAGGTGcctaaaggttaaaaaaaaatgttttacaaaactgtaaaaaaaaaataaataaatacaaaattaaaagaataatGTAAGTAAAAGGTGTGCATGCTGTAGCCTATACTTTTCCTTTACCATGTAATGTTCTTTAGCCCAGCATTAGAGAGCAGTGCAGCCAGTGGCCCAGGCCAGCATGGGGTTTTGATCCCTGATGTAGGTAAACAGTTATCTTGGTCTCCTCTGCTCCATCCCATTAGGTAGAAAGCCTGCAATGATGGGCACTGGCCATATGAGCGCAGCAACACTCCACACGATGATGACCAAAGTCATGAAACAAGCCACAAGTGTCGACTCTATGGGTTTTCTGTTCAGTCTCCAACTTTTGTCTCCCTTCAGCTCGTCGAGGCTGAAGTCCACGCAACAGAATGAGACCTGGTCCCCGGCCTGCTGGCCCCGCAGCCTGCCCTGACCAAACCTCCGGAAGCGGGACATCCCGCAGCCCACGCACAGACGCAGCTCCTGCTGACCCCCGGTGACCCCCAGGTGCTCGATGACAACGGGTGAGATGGCCCTGTTGAAGGAGGCGGAGAAGAAAGCCCTGCCGTGGTTGTTGGTGGTGTAGAGGAGCACGTCGCACTGGAAGCCCAGGCTGCTGTCCCACCGCGCCACCAGCGAGGTGGGCAGCAGCCTCTGGACGCTCACATTGCACTGGGACAGACCCTCGCTTTCCTCCACGGACCTCTTAGAGAAGCGCACGTCCACCTCCAGGTTGGCCAGGTACCTGCTGGAGGAGTTGGTGGGCGGCAGGAGGAGGTCCTCGTCGCTCCAGCCTTGGCATCGCAGGAGAAGCGTGGCCACCGCGGTGAGAGCCAGCAGGCGGCTCGGTGACAGGCTCAGCATGACGCACGGAGCGGATCCCCCGATCGCATGATGGTGCTGCTGGAAAGATCCCCGGGAAAAGACGCAGGGAAATAAATGTCAGCAGCCACTGGTGGTTTTTGACAACGCTGCTCCCAGCGGAGAGACACAAATCCCTGCCTGGTGGCTGCTGGAGAGGGAAACCTCCACAGCGTCACATGCGCGCATATCCCCTCccttcagacacacacacacacacacacacacacacacacacacacacacgcacacacacacacacacacacacacacacacacacacacacacacacacacacacaaatcccaAAGTGTATAAAAGCTCAAACTTTCAAAACCTCTAAAACTGTCCCTATATCAGAATAATAGCTGCATCATGTGCTGAAGGTCTGTTTGAA is a genomic window of Gouania willdenowi chromosome 16, fGouWil2.1, whole genome shotgun sequence containing:
- the tmem158 gene encoding transmembrane protein 158, with the translated sequence MLSLSPSRLLALTAVATLLLRCQGWSDEDLLLPPTNSSSRYLANLEVDVRFSKRSVEESEGLSQCNVSVQRLLPTSLVARWDSSLGFQCDVLLYTTNNHGRAFFSASFNRAISPVVIEHLGVTGGQQELRLCVGCGMSRFRRFGQGRLRGQQAGDQVSFCCVDFSLDELKGDKSWRLNRKPIESTLVACFMTLVIIVWSVAALIWPVPIIAGFLPNGMEQRRPR